From the Manihot esculenta cultivar AM560-2 chromosome 14, M.esculenta_v8, whole genome shotgun sequence genome, the window TGAGCTGAGCAACCGAATTGCCATTTATCAGCAATAGAAAACTAAATCACAAATGTTAATTCACATACCTGTTACATATCCAGAAAGGTTTTATTCCTTTTTCTTCTATGCAATGAGGGCACATCCATGCTTTGTTCTCTCTTACCTCCTCCATTTctaataaagcaaatcatcatGATCAAGATTTAAATCTTAAGCTCCTGCTCTTAGATTTTTAAAGCTGACAAGGGCCACAAGGGTGTATAAAATTGAAAGCTTACCTTCACCATATCTAACTTTGAGACAAGCTCGACAGAATACACCATTTGTGGAATGGCACACTGAACAGTCTGTTTTTCCTGCTTGGAAAATGATGGGAAAACTATTTCAAACGATATAAATCATTTTACAGATctcaaaatttaatttcgttTGAAACTAACCTATGCATTGTTCATCCGGATCAAGATTACCACAGCGCTTGCAATCTTCTTCACCACACAATTTCTTTTGCCTGCATTTATGCATAATAGATTCCAGATACAATCATCACAATCCTCAGTAGTAGCAACTTAAATGCACATGTAACAGATATAGATTCGTTTGAAATGGAACCTGCAGAAATGGCAGCAAATCCCAAAAAAAGGATCATAGATGGAGCCTCTGCCCTTGCTGTGGCAGCGCCGAGCTGAAGCCTCAGGTGAAAGAGAAGGAAGCTTCACACCCTTTATATTCAAAAATGGAGCATTTGCAGGCCTTTTCTCTCTATCTGAACTCTCTTCTTCACTCTCATAATCAGTATTTCCTTTAACTACTATTACTACCACAAACAAGATTTAGTTGCAGAGATTACcatatttgctttaaaacgaaGCAGAGAACCAGAACCAGGCAAATACCTTTATTCGGTGAAGTGGGTTCGTCGGAGTTTGCTCTCAGGCGATAAGAACGCCTCAAAGGGAGAGACTTGAGGGCTGATAATGAGTCAGTGGCAATATGCTTCAATCGATCAGAGCGACGTAAATCTGCTATCTCATAAACTTTTTTAGCATGTTTTCTCTTCTGGGTCCTTCCCTTCTCTGCTTTCGCCGACGAAGTTAGGGATCGAAGTTCAGATAGAGTTTTTTGTAGCCCCAGAGAGGACAATCTAGCCTGCACAACAtagttttttctaatcaaatcaCAGAAACCGCAAGAGAaaggggaaaacaaagaagaagaagaagaagaagatgatgatgatcaaGGACACATAGAGAGAAAATGAACCTGGTTCTCCAAGATGCGAGCATTTCTAAGATTTTCATAATCAATCCTATTTTTGAGCCTCCCCATCTGTTTTCAGCTCAAGTCtccgagagagagagagagagagaagaggggTTTTCAAGGGTTTATGAGCCCAAAATGACAGTGTTGTGCCCTTTGGGTTTCTGTTATAACGGTCATAAAGCCAAGAGAGGGacttttgaatttgaatttttttaaccGTAAttggattattattattttggggAAGAAAGCTAAATTTGCCTATTCAGTCTCATTTGTCATTGCTGATTTAGCTGCTATTAATAAAAGACAAAAAGTCCAAATAAACCCTAAATTCATTTTAAGATTTTTGGCCAAATAActccaaaattttttattcaagtaCATATTAATTctaacataataaaatattattttttaaatcttaaaatattttttattttttaaatattaaaataacttactacatttaattaaaataaaaactgaaaaattactttatataaaatatattgaatgttatagtatagaaatataagtttaatatattttatttttaaaatatatttaatgttatattataaaaaaaaaatataattgactGTTTATTAGTAAATATGTtactaatattataaaattaatttgtaaaaaataataaaaatattatttattataaaaaattatattataaatattttatctatctaatttttataaaattcaaatttctagATTTTAGATTTCTTATGCGGCTCGGTGTAAAACAAGTTGATAacaaagagagaaaagaaaatttcaactaATAAAGGTATTACAAAACAATATTTAACTGtttaatagtaaatatattattaatattatttgttAATGTAACTCTCGCAATTTTACTATGTTGAATTAGATATGATTACTATTATGTTAATGCCTCGTTTAACTCcacttttaaattgatttaaataatttatatatcaatttttttatttaatttaaaataattaatttaaattatttatcagtTTTAATCTGCTGTTATATATTCTTTTTCATATGTTTTTCTCAACAAAATGTGGAAATAATTCCTACAAGGGCAATTGAGTCTCACAATAAAAgtatttgaattatttataattagagGAAAAGTTAAGTAGCGGAAACAAGAGGGAAATAACAGAAATTAGAATTGGAGAGAAAGAGAATATGATTATTGATATATAAAAGAGAGGGAATCACACCCATACATTCACTCCTTGAAATGAAAAATCAATAATTACTCTCTCTTTTTCTCAACTAATTCTGCTATTAACTCTTATCTCTTTctccctttctttttcttttcatatcTTTATCGTTCTTTCTCGTCTCTTTTGTGTTTCTCCTCTCCTCTCATctcttttttagatttttaaaatgtccgaattcatttatttatatgtaccaattgaatatttatttatatttcattcTTATATAGCCAAGTCCATAACTCAAGCTTTTATGGACAACATTTACAAATTGCATAATTTACAGGTTATTATTAGTGATAGAGATGTTGTGTTTACTAACAACTACTACCGGTAGAAATTCTTTAAATTATAGGGAGTCTCCTTATATCTACAGCTCATCATCCTCAGACAAATGGCCAAACTCAAGTGGTTAACAAGTGTCTTGAGACTTATCTTATGTGTATGTGTGGATCGATACCTAGTTCTTGGAATCAATGGCTTCTAATGGTAGAATTTTGGTATAATACTTGATACCACTCTACTATACTCATGTATTCCTTCCAAAAACTTTATAGCTTAAAAGAGCCACTTTAATTGGTCGATAAACATAGATTTGAAAGGCAGTTCAACGGAGGAGATCAAGCGTACTTGAAACTGCATCCATATGTTCAACACTCCATGCAACAAGCTTATCATAAGTTAAGGCAGAAGCATTATGGTCCTTTTACTCTTCTTGAGAAAATTGGACCACTTGCCTACAAGTTATGGTTACCAACAGATTCAAGAATCTAATACGATCTCTGTTTCGAGTGGGACAAAGGGTGTCATGATGGGTCAGGTTGAGGGAGATGAAAGGGAGGTCGCCGACGCTGGTTATGAGACCAAAGCAATAGAAATACGACGATGATGGGTCTTGGCATCTCAATGTACTAGGTAATAGTTTGGGTTTTGTGAGAAATGACTGAAAATGGAAGGCAGGTACAAGAAGCACACCAAGAGTAAAAGGCGATTGGTGGAGCTGTCTAGACATCGATCGGATAAAGATGTAAtcgaaattcaattaaaaaataaatttaaaaattgaaatttgattttGAGTTGGACTCGAATTcaagattaaatttaattaaaaaaaatatatatttaaattcaatttaaactttattcataataaactcatttattattttaacaaatCAACTTAAACTAcactataaaaaattttaatttacactcaattatattataaataaattcaatataatttaaatttactttaaattgtaaataaatttaattaaaattaaaattaaaattataaaattattgaaagacatttaatctaatttttcaaatttatttaaaatgtctCAAATCCATAACTTTAAAAAGAGACGTATGGCTATACATGCATGGAAGTTATGGCATGCCAGGAATGAAAGATTGtgggtcaataaagttttgtcaCCCAGTGAGATTCATCATGCTGCTAGTTCCTATTTTAATGATTATGTGGCTTCACTTGTGTCTCGACCAAGGACGTTATCCCACCCATCTGTTCTTCGTGTGCTCCCATTGGTTGAGGCTACCACTCTTGAAGTTGATTGGATTGCATTCATTGATTGTGCAGTCTTTGCTAGTGCTGATTTGTTCGGTTTTGCAGCAGTATTTGAGGACTTGGAAGGCTTTTTTTCCATTGCAATTTCGGGTTTCTATGAGGAGGGTGGGCAACCTGTTATTGCTGAAGTTTTGGCCTTGCGTCAATGTTTATCTTATGCTAGAGATTGTTTTCTTCAGGCGGGTTGTATTTTTAcggataaccaatccttagtcTTGGCTATTCGCTCTCCTCTGAATGACTTTTCAGAGTTTGGATTAGTTGCGTTCAGAAAATAGAGCCGCCCATTTATTAGCTAGAGAGTCTATTTATCATGGTAGATTCAAGATTTGGATTGACATTCCTGGTTGTCTCTTGGATTATTATTCTACAAGATAGATAAATAaagtctttcttgattaaaaaaaaaaaaaaaaaaaagagaaagtgaAAAGATTGTTCTTTCATAAAAATCATAATTCTCCGTATTCCTCAACTTTGGAGCATGGGTTCATGCTGAAACTTAATACTTTCATTGTTTGTAGATCATTGGTAGGGGTGtaatcgagccgagccgagccgagctttgtaaagctcaagctcgtttattaaaaaagtttggaagctcgagctcgagctcgagctcgactcgagctctaatatttgattcgagctcggctcgagaattaaatattataatcgagctcgattcgagctcgactcgtgaaaggctcgttcgatttaataacgagcctaattcgagctcgagctcgaaaagctcgattaaaaagctcgttaataaaactcgagctcgaactcggaaagctcgattaagaaactcgttaaaaaagctcgagaccgagctcaaaattaaaaagtttggtttgagctcaagttcaggctcgagctcgaattaataattacactttaatcagtttttaatcatcattaatttaaataatataaaaaaaagagagtgtacataaaaaaaattacgtaacacaatttataactaaaataacacaaataaatataaattcaacaacataataaaattagattacacacaaagtttaatatcaaacgaataaagttgattccaacttccaacagttgaaacaaactaatataatttaattatcttcataatcatcttcatgcttgttcaattagttaacttgaatttcaacttcaacatccatataaccttaattaattattattaatatattttgataattattatcatcttttatattgtatgcttaattatatacaaatttttttttataattatactttaattttaaaaagtatataatttttacaactcaatttatcatgtagtactataattttaaagaatacttattataataattaatattaattgtttgtgattatacattaattttatggaatcttattataataattatatacaaaagatttttataatt encodes:
- the LOC110600278 gene encoding cell division cycle-associated protein 7 isoform X1, which translates into the protein MGRLKNRIDYENLRNARILENQARLSSLGLQKTLSELRSLTSSAKAEKGRTQKRKHAKKVYEIADLRRSDRLKHIATDSLSALKSLPLRRSYRLRANSDEPTSPNKVIVVKGNTDYESEEESSDREKRPANAPFLNIKGVKLPSLSPEASARRCHSKGRGSIYDPFFGICCHFCRQKKLCGEEDCKRCGNLDPDEQCIGKTDCSVCHSTNGVFCRACLKVRYGEEMEEVRENKAWMCPHCIEEKGIKPFWICNSSLCLKKRKMGPTGLAIYRAREMGYESVAHLLMDELKRRNNLKSLQG
- the LOC110600278 gene encoding cell division cycle-associated protein 7 isoform X2 gives rise to the protein MGRLKNRIDYENLRNARILENQARLSSLGLQKTLSELRSLTSSAKAEKGRTQKRKHAKKVYEIADLRRSDRLKHIATDSLSALKSLPLRRSYRLRANSDEPTSPNKVVKGNTDYESEEESSDREKRPANAPFLNIKGVKLPSLSPEASARRCHSKGRGSIYDPFFGICCHFCRQKKLCGEEDCKRCGNLDPDEQCIGKTDCSVCHSTNGVFCRACLKVRYGEEMEEVRENKAWMCPHCIEEKGIKPFWICNSSLCLKKRKMGPTGLAIYRAREMGYESVAHLLMDELKRRNNLKSLQG
- the LOC110600278 gene encoding cell division cycle-associated protein 7 isoform X3; its protein translation is MGRLKNRIDYENLRNARILENQARLSSLGLQKTLSELRSLTSSAKAEKGRTQKRKHAKKVYEIADLRRSDRLKHIATDSLSALKSLPLRRSYRLRANSDEPTSPNKVKGNTDYESEEESSDREKRPANAPFLNIKGVKLPSLSPEASARRCHSKGRGSIYDPFFGICCHFCRQKKLCGEEDCKRCGNLDPDEQCIGKTDCSVCHSTNGVFCRACLKVRYGEEMEEVRENKAWMCPHCIEEKGIKPFWICNSSLCLKKRKMGPTGLAIYRAREMGYESVAHLLMDELKRRNNLKSLQG